A window from Primulina eburnea isolate SZY01 chromosome 2, ASM2296580v1, whole genome shotgun sequence encodes these proteins:
- the LOC140823036 gene encoding uncharacterized protein isoform X1, which translates to MAGREVREYTNLTDPKDKKLGKGKDRIDDEEVTFQRMVSKMQEVAGERGGYLHGRGAMDSDDLLYLKEQIEAEEDAERLLRHTEKRAFAAFKKAVAETSSASVPLALRVEPKAKSGIRQQDLLKRVVEVKPKQLGVSKPSNKDPPLVTLSGQASKKRKAASIQHGNKKEQSPSKEDETFMDDNNPVTSLLAAYGSSDDEN; encoded by the exons ATGGCAGGAAGAGAAGTTCGGGAGTACACAAACCTTACGGATCCGAAAG ATAAGAAGTTAGGAAAGGGAAAAGACAGAATAGATGACGAAGAAGTTACTTTCCAACGCATGGTCTCCAAG ATGCAAGAAGTTGCCGGTGAACGTGGTGGTTACCTTCACGGTCGAGGGG CAATGGACAGCGATGATTTACTTTATCTCAAGGAGCAGATTGAAGCTGAAGAAGATGCCGAGCGCCTTCTACGACATACTGAGAAACGAGCATTTGCTGCTTTTAAGA AAGCTGTGGCTGAAACTTCCTCAGCATCAGTTCCCTTGGCACTTCGTGTTGAGCCCAAGGCAAAGAGTGGTATCAG gcagcaagatttgctgaagaGGGTGGTAGAAGTGAAGCCTAAGCAGCTAGGTGTATCTAAACCTTCTAATAAAGATCCACCCTTGGTAACTCTGAGTGGACAGGCATCTAAAAAACGCAAAGCTGCGAGTATTCAACATGGTAACAAGAAAGAGCAGTCACCCTCCAAGGAAGATGAAACATTCATGGATGATAATAACCCAGTAACAAGTTTGCTCGCAGCATACGGAAGTTCGGATGATGAAAACTAA
- the LOC140823036 gene encoding uncharacterized protein isoform X2 has translation MQEVAGERGGYLHGRGAMDSDDLLYLKEQIEAEEDAERLLRHTEKRAFAAFKKAVAETSSASVPLALRVEPKAKSGIRQQDLLKRVVEVKPKQLGVSKPSNKDPPLVTLSGQASKKRKAASIQHGNKKEQSPSKEDETFMDDNNPVTSLLAAYGSSDDEN, from the exons ATGCAAGAAGTTGCCGGTGAACGTGGTGGTTACCTTCACGGTCGAGGGG CAATGGACAGCGATGATTTACTTTATCTCAAGGAGCAGATTGAAGCTGAAGAAGATGCCGAGCGCCTTCTACGACATACTGAGAAACGAGCATTTGCTGCTTTTAAGA AAGCTGTGGCTGAAACTTCCTCAGCATCAGTTCCCTTGGCACTTCGTGTTGAGCCCAAGGCAAAGAGTGGTATCAG gcagcaagatttgctgaagaGGGTGGTAGAAGTGAAGCCTAAGCAGCTAGGTGTATCTAAACCTTCTAATAAAGATCCACCCTTGGTAACTCTGAGTGGACAGGCATCTAAAAAACGCAAAGCTGCGAGTATTCAACATGGTAACAAGAAAGAGCAGTCACCCTCCAAGGAAGATGAAACATTCATGGATGATAATAACCCAGTAACAAGTTTGCTCGCAGCATACGGAAGTTCGGATGATGAAAACTAA